The nucleotide sequence CTCGGCGCGAACGGCCGCCTGCGTCGCCCGCTCGTCGACCAGCCACTGCGGCGGATCGGCCAGCAGGTCCTTGATCTGGGCGGTGGTCAGGGCCTCGGTCACCCCGCCGCGGGCGAGGCCCGAGTTCGAGACGCCGAGCTTGCGTGCCACCACGTCGCGGGGATGCGGACCCTCGGCGCGCAGGGTCTGCAGCCACTCCGGCGGCTCGGCGTTCAGCGCATCCAGCTCGGTCCGGCTGATCTCGCGGTCGCGGAAGTCGTCGGGCGCCGCCGGCAGGTAGATGCCGAGCTTCTTGGCCGCTGTGGCCGGTTTCATGGTCTGCGCCTTCATGTGCTCCAGGCTACCGTTCGCTACCCTCGTCAGGTGTCCTCCCGCTTCGCGATCGCCTTCCCGCTCGGTGTCACCGTCGGCAAGTGGACGCGCGCGTTCGAGCAGCGCCACCCCGATGTGGAGCTGGTGGTGCGGCCGAGCGACGATCCGCTCGGCGTGCTCGCGGCCGGAGAAGCGGACATGGTGTTCGCCCGCGACGCCGAGTCGGACGACGACCGCCACCTCATCCCCCTGTACGCGGAGGAGGTGGTCGTCGTCGTGCACCACGAGCACCTGCTCACCCTCGAGGAGCACCTTCACCTCGCCGACCTCGACGGCGAGCCCCGGGTGACCGGCGAGCCGTCGGAGGCGTTCATGCGCAGTGTCGCCGCCGGCGACGGCATCGCGCTGCTCCCCGCATCGGTCGCGAAGGCCCTCCGCCGGAAGGACGTGGTGGCCCTCCCCCTCGAAGACGGCCCGCAGAGCCGCATCGGCCTGACCTGGCCGCGCGAGGGGCAGCATCCAATGGTCGACGACTTCATCGGCATCGTGCGGGGGCGCACGGCGCACAGCTCGCGCAACCCGGAGGTCGCCGCGCGCGAGGCGGCGGACGGCCGCAAGGCGAGCGGCCGCGCGCCCGGCGGCCGCCCCTCCTCCGCCAAGCGCACGCCGCCCTCCCGCAAGCGCCCCCGCCGCCGCTGACCCGCCCCGCGCTCGCCCACCTGCGTCCAGGGGTCGCAACACGCCGTTATCCGCCCCGCATAACGGCGCGTCGCGCCCCACGGATGCCTCGCCCGGCGGGAGGGGCATGATGGGGGGATGAGCTCCAGCGCCGGGCGCGACGCCCAGTCCGAGATCTACCGCGACGGTGTCGCCGGCCGTCGCCCGCGCATCCCCGTGGGATACGCCCAGCTCGAGCGGGCGGCGCAGCGACGGCTGAGTCGCGCGGCGTTCGCGTACATCGCCGGCTCCGCCGGCCTGGAGCGCACGGCGGACGCCAACACGGAGGCGTTCCGGCGGCGGCGCATCGTCCCGCGCGTCCTGCGCGACGTGTCGGCGCGCGACCTCTCCGTCGAACTGTTCGGCGTCCGGCGGGCGACCCCGCTGCTGCTCGCCCCGATCGGCGTGCTGGAGCTCGCCCGGCGCGGAGGGGATGCGGCCGCGGCCCGCGCCGCCGCCGCCCTCGGCGTGCCGGCCGTGCTCTCGAACCAGGCGTCGCAGCCGATGGAGGAGGTCGTCGGCGCCATGGCGGACGTGGCGCCCGCCGCATCCCGCTGGTTCCAGCTGTACTGGAGTTCGTCGCGCGACCTGGTGGCTAGCCTCGTCGAGCGGGCGGAGCGCTCGGGATGCGAAGCGATCGTGGTCACGCTGGACACTCATGTGCTGGGCTGGCGGCCGCGCGACCTCGCCCTCGGCTACCTTCCGTTCAGCCGGGGTCTGGGGATCGCGCAGTACACCTCCGATCCGGTGTTCCAGCAGCTGGTGCGCGAGCGGGCGGCCGTCGCGTCCGGGCCGCGCCCGACGCCGACCCCGGCTGCGGTCGCGGCCTTCGCCAGCATCCTGCGCCACCATCCCGGGCCGCTGCGCGAGAAGCTGCGGTCGGGAGAGCCGCTCGCCGCGGTCGAGACGTTCCTCGACGTGTTCGCCGACCCGTCGCTGACCTGGGACGACCTGGCGTTCCTCCGCGAGCGCACCCGGCTGCCGATCGTGCTGAAGGGCGTGCTGCATCCCGACGACGCGCGCCGTGCCCTCGACGCCGGGGTGGATGCCATCCAGGTCTCGAACCACGGCGGCCGCCAGATCGACGGCGAAGTGGCGGCGCTCGACGCTCTTCCCGCTGTCGTGGCGGCGGTCGACGGACGGGTGCCGGTGATCTTCGACAGCGGCATCCGCGGCGGTGCGGATGCGGTGATCGCCCTCGCGCTCGGCGCCCGGGCCGTCGCGACCGGCCGGCCGTACGCCTACGCCCTCGCCGTCGCGGGCGAGGCGGGCGTGCGGGAGCTGCTGCGCAACACGATCGCCGAGCTCGACATCACCCTCGGTCTCGCGGGCGTCCGCAGCGTCGCCGAGCTGGATGCGGGCATCCTGTCTCCTTACGCTGCGGCGGTCGCTCACTAGGCTGGAAGATCGGTACCGGCCGAAGGGAGCCTGCTGATGTCCGAATCCACCGCGGCGCCTGTAAGCATCCGGGCCTCCGTCGGGGTAGCCGAGTACCCGGCTCTCGTGGCGATCTGGCGACGAGCCGTGGATGCGACGCACGACTTCCTCTCGGCGACCGACCGCGACGGGATCGAGGCACGGCTGGCATCCGACTACTTCCCCGCCGTCACGCTGTCGGTCGCCGACCGGGACGGCCGTCCCGTCGGCTTCTCTGGTGTGCTCGACGGCACCCTGGAGATGCTCTTCGTGGATGCGGCCGAGCGCGGCGGCGGGATCGGCACGGCGCTTCTCGATCACGCGATCCGCGACCACGGCGTCGTCCGCGTCGACGTCAACGAGCAGAACGCGTCAGCCGCCGGTTTCTACCGCTCCCGCGGCTTCGCGGTCGTCGGTCGGAGCGCGACCGACGAGGCCGGTCGTCCGTATCCGCTGCTCCACCTCGAGCTCGCACCGGCGAACCGGCCCCGCTAGGAGACCGACGCCCCGATCAGCGACAGCAGCGCCTGCGCATAGGCGGTGGCGGCGTCGTCGTGCTCGAAGTACCGCTCCTCCCCCTCGATCAGCACGGTCACCCGGTAGCCGTCGGGCGTGCGCGCCAGGTGGCGGAAGGTGCCGCCGAGCAGTTCGCGCAGCTGGTCCTCGCGCGGGATCCACAGGGCGTCCTCGACGGCGAGCGAGTCGAGCGCCCACTCGGTCGTGCCGTTGAAGCCGAGGATGGTCCCGGTGTCGAAGTGGTGCGGCTCGATCGTCATCTCGCTGACGGTGAAGCGCTCCCCCTCCATGCCCGGTCGGTCGATGGCGAACGTGTCGCCCGACGCCGGCTGCCAGCGCAGCCCCGCCGTGCGAAGCTGCCGGGCGATGTCCTCTGCGATCATGGATGCTCCTTTGCGGTCAGTCGGTGACGATGACGATCTTGCCGCGCACGTGGCCGCCCTCGAGCCGCGCGTACGCCTCCACCGTGCGTTCGATGGGGTAGATCGAGTCGATCGGCAGCACCAGCTCGTTCTCGGCGAGCAGGTCGGCGAGCTCGGCGAGGTCGTCGTTGGTCGCGGCGTGCCCGCCGACGTTCTGCGCTCCCCGCGCCTCCGGCCCGAAGACCGCGATGGAGTTGACGCGTTCGATCGGCACACCGAGTTCCAGCGCCGCCTCGATCGTCTCCGGGCCGTGGTTGTCGAGCACCGCGGTCACACGGTCGTCGTCGAGGACGTCGCGCACGCGCTCGGCGAGACCGTCGCCGTAGGTCACCGGGATGACGCCGAGCGACTCGAGGAACTCGTGGTTCTCCTCGCTCGCCGTGCCGATCACCGTCGCCCCCGCGCGGACGACCAGCTGGGCGGCGAGCACGCCGACCCCGCCCGCTGCAGCGCTCACCAGCACCGTGTCGCGCTCGCGGATGCCCAGAGCGCGCACCGTGGCGAACGCCGTCCGGCCGACGACGCCGAGCGAACCAGCCGCCTCGAACGTCAGCGGATCGGGTTTCGCGATCACCTGCCCGTCCTCCGGCACCACCACGAAGTCGGCGATGGAGGAGAACGGCGCCGTGCCGAGCACGGCCTGACCGAGCTCGAACCGCGTCACGCCGTCGCCGATCTCCTCGACGAACCCGGCGAAGTCCTGTCCGATCCCGCTCGGCAGCGTCACTCCCATGTGCGCGGCGGCCCGCTCGTCGCGGTACGCCTTCACATCCATCGGATTGAGCCCGGCCGCCATCACGCGGACCAGCACCTGGCCGGGACCCGGCCACGGTCTCTCCCGCTCCACCACGTGCAGGTAGTCGCGGGAGCCGAACTCATCGAACTGGACGAAACGCGGCACGGACGGGCTCCTTCCCTCTGGTAGCACGGAGCCTAGCCCCGACACCCCCGGAACAGCAGGGAGAGAGCCCACAGGTGCAGCGAGCGCTCAGCCGAAGAGGAGCGCGGCCTCCTCGTAGCGCGCGGGCGGCACGGTCTTCAGACCGCCGGTCGCGTCGGCGATCGAGACGTTGACGACGTCGGTGCCGCGCAGCGACACCATGGAGCCCCAGCGACCCTCGTACACCGCATCCACCGCCGCCATGCCGAGGCGGGTGGCGAGGACGCGGTCGTACGCGCTCGGGACGCCGCCGCGCTGCATGTGGCCGAGCACGGTCGCCCGCGACTCGATGCCGGTGCGCTCCTCGATCATCGGGGCGAGCATCTCGCCGATGCCGCCGAGACGCGGCCGGTTGAACGCGTCCAGTCCCTTGTGCGAGTGCGCCTCCTCCATCGTGTCGAGGTGGAAGCCCTCCGACACGACGATGACGGGCGCACGGCCGCGGTCGCGGACCGACTCGACCCACTCGCAGATCTGCTCGATCGACTGCGGCTGCTCCGGGATGAGGATGGCGTGGGCGCCGCCCGCCATGCCCGAATGCAGGGCGATCCAGCCGACGTGACGGCCCATGACCTCGACGACCATGCAGCGCTGGTGCGACTCGGCGGTGGTGCGGAGGCGGTCGATCGCCTCGGTGGCGATCTCGACGGCCGTGTCGAAGCCGAACGAGTAGTCGGTGGCGGCCAGGTCGTTGTCGATGGTCTTCGGGACGCCGACGATCTTGAGCCCGGCGTCGGTGAGACGGCGTGCGGCCGTCAGGGTGCCCTCTCCGCCGATGGCGATGATCGCGTCGATGCCGTTCTCATCCATCATCCGCTGGATGTTCTCGGGGCCGCCCTTGTCGCCCTCGAACGGGTTGGTGCGGCTGGAGCCGAGGATGGTGCCGCCCTGGCGGGACAGGCCGCGGACGCTGTGCCGGTCGAGCGGCATGATGTCGCCGTCGACCACACCGCGCCAGCCGTAACGGAAGCCGGCGAACTCGGAGCGGTACACGCGGTCGCCCTTCAGGACCGCGCCGCGGATCACCGCGTTCAGGCCCGGGCAGTCGCCGCCGCTGGTGAGGATGCCGATCTTCATGCTGCTCCGTTTCTCAAGGCGTTCCCTGAATCATGCCCGGATGCCCCGGCCTGCACAAAATCGCACTGGACGCTGAGCGCGGCGGGTGGTAAACGGGCCGGGTAGACCGTTCGGGTGTCAGAGGCCGAGGGCGCGCTGCAGCTTGGACGAGCTGGCCGACGGCCGCGCTCCCGCCGCGAGCAGGTGCTCCTCGATCTCGTCGAGGAGGGCGTTGCGGCGCTGACGGGTGTCGGGGGCCCCGCTCAGGAGCTCCACCTCCCACTCGCGCCACTCCTGCGTCGCGCCGGTCCGGAGGTTCTCGCTCCGGACATGGTCGTCGGTGAGCTCGGCGACCTCGAAGCCGGCGGCATCCTGCAGCAGGACGCTGTCGCGCTCGTTCGTGACCCGGGCGATCGGGACGAGCGGCTCGTCGCCGATCAGCTCGCGCAGGTGATGCCGCAGCTCGGCGGGCGGCTCGTCGCCCTCCGTGAGATCCCAGTGCAGCTCGGTGCGGCCCTCCTCGGCGGGCAGCTTGACGTGCCAGCCGGCGTCGTGGCCGCCACGGCGCACGCGGACCGCGGTCCTGTGCTGCGCGAGCGCCAGATCGGCCGTGTCGAAATAGGTGGCCACGAGTTCGTGCCGCTCGGGCTCCCCCTGCACCGCGATCGTGCCGACGCCGACGAGCTGAGGATGCTGTGCCTCGGCCTCGACGTCGTACTTGCGCTCGATCTCGGTCTGGGAGTGGTGGGGCATATCCCCTGTCTAGCCCACAATTCGTCTGTCGCGAAATTTCAAGCGGGCCGTCCGCCGCAGCCCCTACGGTCAACGCATGACCTCAGAGACGATCACCGCCCGCTTCGACGTCACCGGCTGGGAGCCGGCCGACCTGCCGGGCATCGACGGCGACTGGGTGGGCGCCGTCGTCATGCGGAAGACCTACACCGAGGGACTGGTGGGCGAGTCCGTCGCGCACTTCGTCTCCTCCGGCACCGAGGAGGGCGGGCGCGGCTACCTCGCCGCCGAGCGGATCACCGGCCGGCTGGAGGACGGGAGGGCAGGCTCGTTCACCGTCCACCACGGCGCGCTGCAGCATCCCGGAGACAGCTCGGCCTTCGGGAACATCGTGCCGGGCACGGGGACGGACGACTTCGCCGACTTTCGGGGAGCGGCCAGGATCGAGCACGACGACCGCGGCGCGTTCTTCGTCTTCGAGCTGGAGTGAGACCACCCTTCACGCCCGCAGCAGGCCGCTGTACCGTGGGGGCATGAGCGACCCCAGAGGACGTGAGTACCGAGACGACGAGGACCTCGACGACTTCCGCGAGGCGCAGGAGACCGACTACGAGCCGGAGCCCGTCATCCATGATCCGGAGGACGTGCCGGTCGTCGACGACGAGGACGACGAACTGCTCCCCGACGACGACCGCCCGGTGCCGATCGACCCCGACGACGCCGAGATCGCCTAGCCGACAGCTCCTGACTTTTTCGGGCGAATCGGCGTCTGGGACGCGAAAAACTCAGGAGCCGGCGGTGTGATCCGGCGGTGTGAGGTCAGGCGAGGGCGTCCGTCAGCAGGTGGATGAGGGCGTCGAGCTGCACGGAGTCGGCCGAGCCGACCTCGACATCGCTGCCGTCGAGGGCGCGCGCGGCGAGTCCCTGCTTGGCGTCGATGAGCTCGGCGATCTTCGAGTCGATCGTCTGCGCCGCGATGATCCGCCACGCCGTGACCGGCTCCTCCTGACCGATGCGGTGAACGCGGTCGATCGCCTGCGTCTGCTCCGCCGCCGTCCACGACAGCTCGGCGAGCACGACGTTCGACGCGGCCTGGAGGTTCAGGCCGACGCCCGCCGCCGTGAGCGAGCAGACCGCGACCGCGACCTCCGGGTCGTTGTTGAACGCGTCGATCTCCTTCTGCCGTGACAGCGCGGACTGGTCGCCGCGGATCGAGATCGTCTTCAGGTCGCGGGCCGCGAAGGCCTCCTCCGCCGCATCCATCACGTCGATGTGCTTGGCGAAGAACACCACCTTGCCGACCGAGCGGGCGAGCTGGGCCGTGTAGTCCGACGCGAGGCCGGCCTTCGCCTGGCCGATCCGGCGGACCATCGTGAAGACGTTCTCGCCGGACTTGGCCGACTTCGAGTCCTCCAGTTCGGACTGCGCGACCAGCCGGATGAGGTGCTTCTTGTGCGCCTCGTCGTCGCCTTCGAAGCCGTCCGGCCGACCGGCGGCCGCCGCGCGCTGGTAGCGCGTGACGAGCCGGGCGGCGAGGTCCTTCTCCGCCTGGCGGATCGAACGCCCGAGTTCGTCGTCCAGCTCGACCGGCAGGTCCACGACGCGACGGCTCGGCAGGTCGGCCGCGACGTCGAGCTTGCGCCGGCGCACGATGCCCATGTCGATGACGGCCTCGCGGGCGGCTGCGTAGAAACCGAAGTCGGCGGGGGTCAGCCCGGTCTCCTCCAGGTGCTCCATGAGGGTGGCGGTCGGCTTGTTGCCGTCGATCCAGCCGAGGAACTGCCAGATCGCCTTGAAGTCGTCGATGTCGTTGATCAGCGGGGTACCGGTCAGGGCGATCATCAGCGGGTCGGGCGTGGTCGAGCGGATGGCGTCGGCCAGCCCCAGCACCAGGCGCGAACGCTGCGAGTGCAGGTTCTTGATGAAGTGCGCCTCGTCGACGACCATCCCCTTGAAGCCGAGCGTGCTCAGCCAGGAGAGGTGCCGATCCAACACCTCGTAGTTGACGATGACGATGTCCGCGAAGGCGTCGAGGCCCTCGCCGTCGCCGTGGATGACCGTGGCGCGACGCTGCGGAGTCCAGCGCTCGACCTCGCGCGCCCAGTTCATCTTGACGACGTTGGGCACGACGGCGAGCAGCGGATACGCCCCGGCGACCGAGGCGGCGAGCACGGACTGCGCCGTCTTGCCGAGACCCGGCTCATCCGCGAGCAGGAAACTGCGGTGGCCGAGGCGCACGCTCTCGATGAAGCGCGACTGGTGGTGCATCAGCTCGAGTCCCTGCGGGGAGTAGCGGTCGAGCAGCGGGGCGGGCGGCAGCTCCATGCTGGCCGCCTGGCCTCCTGCGCCGTACTCGAACGACTTGAACAGCGGACCGAGCAGCTCCCACGAGTCGAGCCGGCGGCGCGGCGTCGGCGCGGATGCGCTGAGGCGGGAGAAGTCGGGCGCGAGGAACGGGTTGGACAGCTGGCGCGCCTTCACCGACGGCGGGACGACCTGCTTCTCCGCCAGCTCCGGCGGGATGACGCTGTCCTGCTTGGTGACCGGGCGCTCGATCGTGATGATCAGGTCGTCGGGCGAGAGTTCGGTTCCCGACTCCAGGAGCCAGTCACGGCGCATCTTCTGCGCGGTGGCCGTCGAGGGCGACTCGCTCTCGAGCAGCGAGATCAGGGACGTGTCGCGCGCCGCCGTCTTCGCCAGGATGGTCGCGATGCCGTCGAGGCGCTTGAGCTGCTCCGCACGGGCGGCGTCGCTGAGGTCGGGGTCGGACTTCGCCCTGGCGCGCTCCTCGCGCATCAGGAACGCGATCACCTGGAACTTGGTGCGGTTCGTCGGCCCGAGCTTCTTGCCGTCGGCGGCCTTCGCCTCGACCTCGCGCACCTTACGGGCGAGGACGGGGATGAGTCCGTCGTTGTTGGCGTGCCGGTTCTTCCGCTGCTGCGGCCTGGTCGGGCTGGTGCGCTGACCGGAACGAGACATGGTCCTCCAGGAGAGGCGTCGCGCACTGCCGGAGGGTGCGACGCCGTTTGGGCGTGAGGCCGGCGGGGCGGGGAGGTCGGGTACCGAGTGGACCGTGTTCGCCGCGAGTGACGCCGGGAGCGCGACGCAGGATGGCCGCGCAACACCCATTTTACCGGATGTGCGGCCGTTCAGCGACGCGTGTCTGCGGGGATCTTGATCGTGACCGCCGCGGCGACGAACACGACGGCTCCCGCGATCGACAGACCCTGCAGTGCGACGCCGCCGAGCGGCAGCGGCCAGACCGGATTCCAGACCACCGCGAGCGGGATGAGGCCCGCGAACCACCACCACATCCGCGCCTGTCCGGCGAAGACGCAGAGGATGAGCGCGAGGATGCTGACCGCGTAGCGCACGTACAGGTACCAGTCGCCGCCGATCAGGGCGAGACCGGCGAGGAGCACGATCGCTCCGAGCAGGCCGGGGACCAGCGCGGCGCGGTTGAAGGCGGGCTGCTGCGGAGTGTGAGGTGCGGGCATCGGGAGTCCACTCTACGCAGTCCGGATGCCGGAAATGGTGCGCCCGCCCGATGGCGGAGACGTTCTCTCCGGTCGGGCGGGCGACGCTGTGTGGTGCGGGTCGCTGTCGGTTACAGCACTCCGCGGCGGAACAGGAATGCGCAGGGCGGGGCGTCGGATCCGACACGGACCGTGACGCTGGAGTTTCGGGCGAGCTCGAGGAACGGTTCGAGCTCGAGGCGGGTCATCGGGACTCGACGGAGTTCGGCGTCGGATGCGATCCCGTTCACTGCGAACGCGACGTCGGGTACGTCGTAGGGTTCGTCAGCGAGATCGAGGAACACGATCGGCGATGCGTCGTCCTGGTCGAGCGGGAACACGGAGAGGATCGCCTCGGCGGCGGCCTCAGTCGTGACGTCGTCACCGAGGTGAACGACGGGCGTTGTTATCTTGTCCTCCGGGTAGCCGCTGCCGACGAGGGTAAGCGTCGCGCCATCATGCATCGCGTCGAGCGCGCTCAAGAGCGCACCGGACAGCAGCGGGCTGAGGTTCTTCAGCAAAGTCGGGCCTTTCCTGTTAAACGAATATTTCTCAACCCCTACGTGGAGGATAGACCCACCGGTATGTCCACACACGCCCCCTATTAGGGGGATACTTGTCTGTCCACCGTGCGCACACGCAGTCGAGATGCTCTGCGCGAACGGGATGGCGTACCCCCGCCGGGTATGAGCCTTCCGGGACTATCCTGAGGGGGTGATCGCAGACATCAAGAAACGGGCGCTGCACCGCACGCGCATCCTCGAAGGCCAGCTCCGGGGCCTCGAGAAGATGATCGAGAACGAGGACTACTGCATCGACATCATCACGCAGTCCCTCGCCATCCAGAAGTCGCTCGGCTCGCTCAACAAGCTGCTGGTCGAGAACCACCTCCGCACGCACGTCTCCGAGATGTTCGAGGAGGGCGGCAGCGCACGGGACGACGCGATCGTCGAGCTGCTCAAGGTGTACGAGCTCTCCAACAACCGCGGCTAGGCGTAGCGCATGAGTGACCGCGAAGAGCTCATCCACATCGTCCGCGGCGACATCACCGACGAGACCGTCGATGCGATCGTCAACGCCGCCAACAGCTCGCTCCTCGGCGGCGGAGGGGTCGACGGCGCCATCCACCGCCGCGGCGGGCCCACGATCCTGGAGGCCACGCGCGAGCTCCGCGCGACGACCCTCCCGGACGGCCTGCCCACCGGCCAGGCCGTCGCGACGACCGCGGGCGACCTCGCGGCGAAATGGGTCATCCACGCGGTCGGGCCGGTCTGGTCGAGCAGCGAGGACCGCACCCCTCTCTTGCAGAACGCCTACCGCTCGTCCCTCCGCGTCGCCCGCGAGCTCGGTGCCCGCACCGTCGCCTTCCCCGCGATCTCGGCCGGCGTCTACGGCTGGCCGATGGATGACGCTGCGCGCATCGCCATCAGTACCGTCCGCGCCGTGCTGTCCTCCGGCGTCGGCTCGGTCGAGCACGTGCGCTTCGTCCTGTTCTCCGACGAGGCGTTCGACGCGTTCCGGGAAGCGGCCGGCGAGTGACGGCGGAGGCGCTCGACCGCTTCCGGGCTCTGCTGCGCATCCCCACCATGTCCCGCAACGCCGTCGAGGAGACCGACTGGGCGGTGTTCGACGAGTTCGTCGCCACGC is from Leifsonia sp. 466MF and encodes:
- a CDS encoding DUF5997 family protein, with amino-acid sequence MKAQTMKPATAAKKLGIYLPAAPDDFRDREISRTELDALNAEPPEWLQTLRAEGPHPRDVVARKLGVSNSGLARGGVTEALTTAQIKDLLADPPQWLVDERATQAAVRAENARVKQRDAERAARRAAEEE
- a CDS encoding LysR family transcriptional regulator substrate-binding protein: MSSRFAIAFPLGVTVGKWTRAFEQRHPDVELVVRPSDDPLGVLAAGEADMVFARDAESDDDRHLIPLYAEEVVVVVHHEHLLTLEEHLHLADLDGEPRVTGEPSEAFMRSVAAGDGIALLPASVAKALRRKDVVALPLEDGPQSRIGLTWPREGQHPMVDDFIGIVRGRTAHSSRNPEVAAREAADGRKASGRAPGGRPSSAKRTPPSRKRPRRR
- a CDS encoding alpha-hydroxy-acid oxidizing protein; translated protein: MSSSAGRDAQSEIYRDGVAGRRPRIPVGYAQLERAAQRRLSRAAFAYIAGSAGLERTADANTEAFRRRRIVPRVLRDVSARDLSVELFGVRRATPLLLAPIGVLELARRGGDAAAARAAAALGVPAVLSNQASQPMEEVVGAMADVAPAASRWFQLYWSSSRDLVASLVERAERSGCEAIVVTLDTHVLGWRPRDLALGYLPFSRGLGIAQYTSDPVFQQLVRERAAVASGPRPTPTPAAVAAFASILRHHPGPLREKLRSGEPLAAVETFLDVFADPSLTWDDLAFLRERTRLPIVLKGVLHPDDARRALDAGVDAIQVSNHGGRQIDGEVAALDALPAVVAAVDGRVPVIFDSGIRGGADAVIALALGARAVATGRPYAYALAVAGEAGVRELLRNTIAELDITLGLAGVRSVAELDAGILSPYAAAVAH
- a CDS encoding acetyltransferase; the protein is MSESTAAPVSIRASVGVAEYPALVAIWRRAVDATHDFLSATDRDGIEARLASDYFPAVTLSVADRDGRPVGFSGVLDGTLEMLFVDAAERGGGIGTALLDHAIRDHGVVRVDVNEQNASAAGFYRSRGFAVVGRSATDEAGRPYPLLHLELAPANRPR
- a CDS encoding NADP-dependent oxidoreductase: MPRFVQFDEFGSRDYLHVVERERPWPGPGQVLVRVMAAGLNPMDVKAYRDERAAAHMGVTLPSGIGQDFAGFVEEIGDGVTRFELGQAVLGTAPFSSIADFVVVPEDGQVIAKPDPLTFEAAGSLGVVGRTAFATVRALGIRERDTVLVSAAAGGVGVLAAQLVVRAGATVIGTASEENHEFLESLGVIPVTYGDGLAERVRDVLDDDRVTAVLDNHGPETIEAALELGVPIERVNSIAVFGPEARGAQNVGGHAATNDDLAELADLLAENELVLPIDSIYPIERTVEAYARLEGGHVRGKIVIVTD
- a CDS encoding 6-phosphofructokinase, which translates into the protein MKIGILTSGGDCPGLNAVIRGAVLKGDRVYRSEFAGFRYGWRGVVDGDIMPLDRHSVRGLSRQGGTILGSSRTNPFEGDKGGPENIQRMMDENGIDAIIAIGGEGTLTAARRLTDAGLKIVGVPKTIDNDLAATDYSFGFDTAVEIATEAIDRLRTTAESHQRCMVVEVMGRHVGWIALHSGMAGGAHAILIPEQPQSIEQICEWVESVRDRGRAPVIVVSEGFHLDTMEEAHSHKGLDAFNRPRLGGIGEMLAPMIEERTGIESRATVLGHMQRGGVPSAYDRVLATRLGMAAVDAVYEGRWGSMVSLRGTDVVNVSIADATGGLKTVPPARYEEAALLFG
- a CDS encoding CYTH domain-containing protein — protein: MPHHSQTEIERKYDVEAEAQHPQLVGVGTIAVQGEPERHELVATYFDTADLALAQHRTAVRVRRGGHDAGWHVKLPAEEGRTELHWDLTEGDEPPAELRHHLRELIGDEPLVPIARVTNERDSVLLQDAAGFEVAELTDDHVRSENLRTGATQEWREWEVELLSGAPDTRQRRNALLDEIEEHLLAAGARPSASSSKLQRALGL
- a CDS encoding DUF3224 domain-containing protein, translated to MTSETITARFDVTGWEPADLPGIDGDWVGAVVMRKTYTEGLVGESVAHFVSSGTEEGGRGYLAAERITGRLEDGRAGSFTVHHGALQHPGDSSAFGNIVPGTGTDDFADFRGAARIEHDDRGAFFVFELE
- a CDS encoding DEAD/DEAH box helicase → MSRSGQRTSPTRPQQRKNRHANNDGLIPVLARKVREVEAKAADGKKLGPTNRTKFQVIAFLMREERARAKSDPDLSDAARAEQLKRLDGIATILAKTAARDTSLISLLESESPSTATAQKMRRDWLLESGTELSPDDLIITIERPVTKQDSVIPPELAEKQVVPPSVKARQLSNPFLAPDFSRLSASAPTPRRRLDSWELLGPLFKSFEYGAGGQAASMELPPAPLLDRYSPQGLELMHHQSRFIESVRLGHRSFLLADEPGLGKTAQSVLAASVAGAYPLLAVVPNVVKMNWAREVERWTPQRRATVIHGDGEGLDAFADIVIVNYEVLDRHLSWLSTLGFKGMVVDEAHFIKNLHSQRSRLVLGLADAIRSTTPDPLMIALTGTPLINDIDDFKAIWQFLGWIDGNKPTATLMEHLEETGLTPADFGFYAAAREAVIDMGIVRRRKLDVAADLPSRRVVDLPVELDDELGRSIRQAEKDLAARLVTRYQRAAAAGRPDGFEGDDEAHKKHLIRLVAQSELEDSKSAKSGENVFTMVRRIGQAKAGLASDYTAQLARSVGKVVFFAKHIDVMDAAEEAFAARDLKTISIRGDQSALSRQKEIDAFNNDPEVAVAVCSLTAAGVGLNLQAASNVVLAELSWTAAEQTQAIDRVHRIGQEEPVTAWRIIAAQTIDSKIAELIDAKQGLAARALDGSDVEVGSADSVQLDALIHLLTDALA
- a CDS encoding DUF6804 family protein, producing the protein MPAPHTPQQPAFNRAALVPGLLGAIVLLAGLALIGGDWYLYVRYAVSILALILCVFAGQARMWWWFAGLIPLAVVWNPVWPLPLGGVALQGLSIAGAVVFVAAAVTIKIPADTRR
- a CDS encoding RbsD/FucU domain-containing protein, translating into MLKNLSPLLSGALLSALDAMHDGATLTLVGSGYPEDKITTPVVHLGDDVTTEAAAEAILSVFPLDQDDASPIVFLDLADEPYDVPDVAFAVNGIASDAELRRVPMTRLELEPFLELARNSSVTVRVGSDAPPCAFLFRRGVL
- a CDS encoding metal-sensitive transcriptional regulator, encoding MIADIKKRALHRTRILEGQLRGLEKMIENEDYCIDIITQSLAIQKSLGSLNKLLVENHLRTHVSEMFEEGGSARDDAIVELLKVYELSNNRG
- a CDS encoding O-acetyl-ADP-ribose deacetylase, giving the protein MSDREELIHIVRGDITDETVDAIVNAANSSLLGGGGVDGAIHRRGGPTILEATRELRATTLPDGLPTGQAVATTAGDLAAKWVIHAVGPVWSSSEDRTPLLQNAYRSSLRVARELGARTVAFPAISAGVYGWPMDDAARIAISTVRAVLSSGVGSVEHVRFVLFSDEAFDAFREAAGE